The sequence below is a genomic window from Synechococcus sp. PCC 7335.
CTAAAAGGAAAATAAACAATAGCCTGAAATCAACTAAAAACAATTGGGCAATTTAACCTAGCTCAAACGTAGTAATTCCAAATATCTTGTTCAAAGGCAGTTCGGGTGGTGTTTGGGTGTACATTCTAGCGGTTTCAAATACGCTGGTCATACGATACTTTTTGACTAGCTCAACAGCTGCAGTATTCACACTAGGAATGTCTAGATAAAATGGCTGATCGCTGTTGACATGGGCCGTTAGTGATAGAAAAATCTCTTCTGCAAATTGAGGGGTGTCGGCAAAGAGCGGCCCAATCTTATAGCCTTGCTGGCAAGGGCGAAGCACCCCATAACCAGACAACTTACTATCGTGTATTAACCCGACGGTAATATGCTGCGATGAACTCAGCCAACAGCGCAAAAAGTCAGCGCGTTCATAGAGAAAGATACTTTTATCATAATCATTGATCTCTTTTATCGGAATTGACGATAAAGAGACAAGATTAATGCTGCCTACTCTGCTTTCAGTCTGAACAGGGCTTTCATCTGAGCGCCGAAAGCCTTGGTATCTAATGTTGCGATGAGCTAGTTGGAAACCAGATTTGACATAGTTATTTTGCTGCTCTACCACGCCATCCAAGCCAATATTTCGACTTTGTAGATAGCTCAGCCCTGCTTGCCATATTTGTATTCCGTACCCGCGCCCTCTAAATTCTGGCTTGACGATATAAAGTCCTAGGAAGCCAAATGTATCGCCATACTTGACTACCGAAAGGCTGGCAACGGGTTCATCGTCTAAAAAACCCATGAAAAAGCCGTCTGGATCAGCCGCGTAGAAGCAATTGACATCGTCTAGTCCAGGATTCCAGCCTTCAGTAGCGGCCCATTTCACTGCGATCGCCAACTCATCACGAGTCATGGTTCGCACAGTATAGATACCCTCGTTGTTTTGTTCGTTGCACTGAGATGACATCATTCGCTAGCGACCTAAGAATCTAGAACAACTCTAAGTACTCTTTATAGATAATATGCTGGTTGAATACTGTCAAAAGTTAAAGGAATGGCTTCTATGACTGCAAACTATCCTCGCGACTTGATCGGTTATGGACAGCACCCACCGAATCCCCAATGGCCAAATCAAGCTCAGCTCGCTCTCCAGTTTGTAATCAACTACGAAGAGGGCGGCGAAAACTGTATTTTGCATGGCGATGCTGCTTCGGAGTCTTTTCTCTCTGAAATTATTGGCGCATCACCGCTGCTAGGCGTGAGAAATCTAAATATGGAGTCGATGTATGAGTACGGTAGCCGAGCCGGATTTTGGCGACTGCACCGCTTGTTTACCGAGCGGAACTTACCGCTGACAGTCTATGCCGTGGCGATGGCGCTAGAGAGAAACCCGGATGCGGGAAAGGCGATGGTGGAAGCGGATTGGGAGGTGGCTAGCCACGGCTACCGTTGGATTGACTATCAGTATGTGGGAGAAGATGTGGAGCGATCGCACATCCAAAAAGCTATCGATATCCACACCCAGGTCATTGGCAGCAGACCCTTAGGGTTTTACCAGGGTCGCAACAGTCCTAATACCCGGCGATTAGTCGTTGAAGAAGGCGGCTTTCTCTACGATGCTGATAGCTACGCTGATGATCTGCCCTACTGGAATCACGATTACGGCAAACCGCATCTAGTTATTCCTTACACCCTGGACAACAATGACATGCGTTTCGCTACCGCCCAAGGATTCAATTCGGGCGACCAGTTTTTCACCTATTTACGAGATGCGTTTGATGTCCTCTACGCAGAAGGTCAGCAGTCTCCCAAAATGATGAGCGTCGGTCTGCACTGTCGGCTCTCTGGCAGACCTGGAAGAACAGCTGCCCTAGCAAAATTCTTAGACTATGTGCAAAGCCACGATAAGGTTTGGATCTGCCGGCGCGTCGATATTGCAAGACATTGGCACGAGGCGTTTACATAGGCATCAACCATCATAGTCGCTTTGCTGCAAGGTGTTTCTCTCAAAAGCGTTCATTTCAAAAGCACGACCATCGAAACTTGCCATCTCGTGGGGCATGATTGAAAGAATAGCCGGATCACTCTCTAACCAAGCCGCGATTTCGCCAATAGATGAAAGGAAAGTAGCTAGTAGCTTTTTCATAGCAGTACGCTCCATCGATATTTCTCAGATAGTACAAACTCTATTCTGATCAAAGCAAGCAATTCATATAGTTCTTATCATCCCGCCATAGGCTAGTGGATCTATCAAACTAATGCTATCGATTTCAAACGCTTAGCTTAGTATTGAGTAGTCGCTCGCTATTCTCTCACTATCACTGCCTAGACTTAAGACTTGAGCACTAGAACAGGACAGTGCGCTGAGCGAATGACCCGCTCAGCAACCGAACCGATCAAGAATCGGCTGAGACCTTTCCTGCCTTGAGAAGGCATGATGATCATCTCTACTCCTATCTTTTCAGCATATTCGATAACCTGAGTGGCCGGATCGCCCAGTGTGATCTCGACATGAACCCCGCTATAGCCCAATTCGTCCATCTTTTTACTCAAGAAATCATGGACCTTTTGCTTGCGCTCATCATCTGTAAGCGTGTCCCACATCGCCGCCGGATCAGCCGGATGCAGCGGCGATAGACTATGAATAATTTTTAAGCCTGAAGCATCTTCAACGTACGCTTTGGCAACAGCGATCGCCTCATAAGATGACTCAGAGAAATCAGTGGGGACCAGAACCGTTTTTTTCTTGAGCCAGTTCATTACTTATCTCCGCTTATGTCGTTTTACTCTCTGCTAAGCCAAGCCCGTTGTTTATACCATCCTATCTACCTCAAAACACGCTCTTTAGCCTCCATCACAGCTTCAATCATTTCGCCTGAGTTCAAACGATTCATGTAGCTTTCTAACTCACTAGCCACGATGCCAGAAAGGAAGAAGCAACCTAGCAGGTTAGGAATGGACATCGCTAGTAAAAGAATATCGCTAAACTGTAAAACCAACTGAAGATTGATGATTGAACCAACAAATCCGCAGAATAGAAACAGCGCTTTGTATATATTCACCGTGGCATCGCCAAATAAGTAAGACCATGCCATCTGACCGTAATAGCTCCAGGAAATCATCGTAGAGATGGCAAACAAAAAGCCCGCGATCGCAATTACATAGGGAAACCAACCGATAATCGTCGCAAAAGACGCTGCCGATAGTCTAGCTCCGTCTAGATCAGCAGCGGCAGGATCGGCATATACACCCGTTAAAACAATCACCATAGCCGTCATATTACAGATGAACATCGTGTCGATAAAAGGCTCTAGCAAAGCAACAATTCCTTCTCGTACCGGTTCATCAGTCCGGGCGGCTGAATGGGCGATCGCCGCAGAGCCAATCCCAGCCTCGTTAGAAAAAACCGCTCGCTGAAACCCAATAACAATCGCACCTAACAACCCACCTGCGACCGCCTGTGGCACAAAAGCCGATGAAATAATCGTCCCAATCGCTCCTGGAATATCGGTAAACCTCACCAACATCACCCACACGCAGGCCAAGGCATAGATCACAGCCATAAAGGGTACTAAGAACCCTGCTACTGCTCCAATTCTCTCGATTCCACCTAGGATTACTAAGCCAACGATAGCGACTAGAATTAAGCCGAACAGCCAGCTTGCATTCTCAAAGAACGGAACTACATTCGACACAGCCGCATAGGCCTGATTGGCCTGAAACATATTGCCCGCACCCATCGTGGCGATCGCGCAAAAGACGGCATAGATGACGCCTAAGCCTTTGCCAAATCCTCTCATGCCAATAGAAGAAAGTCCCCGAGAAAGGTAGTACATCGGGCCACCGCCCACCGTTCCGTCGGGCTTAATCGTTCGAAACTTTTGACCCAGCGTACATTCTGCAAACTTACTCGACATTCCCAGAAAGCCCGCTACCGTCATCCAAAAAGCAGCCCCTGGGCCTCCTAAGCGAATGGCGATCGCCACCCCGGCAATATTGCCGATACCCACTGTTCCAGAGAGCGCCGCTGCTAGCGCCTGAAAGTGAGAAACATCTCCCTCATCTTCGGGGTCATCGTACTTACCGCGTACGATATCAATTGCATGCTTAAAAGCTCGCACATTAATAAACTTCATCCGCAGCGTAAAAAAGACAGCGCCAGCAACCAGCCACAGAACAATAAACGGGATGCCATTTTCGCCCCCGATCTTGAAGTAGAACACAAGATTGAGAGCATCTATTATTCTTTGGAAGACAGATTCTATGATACCGGCTGATGCGGTTGCACCCTCGCTGTCTTGGGCATATACCGCCTGAGGGACCAAAATTACGGTGGTAATCAAAAGATAGAATTTGTACTTGAATTTATACTTAAAGCTAGATAATACCTGTCTCATAACTGTCCTTAACTCCAATTACGTGAACGAGAAGATCTGGGCAGCAACAGCAGCGTTCTCGTTGCAGCACTCACTTTCATATCAATTGTTAGATAATTGCTTGATGGCTAAAGCCTTATGATTCTGAGGCTTTTAAATAAGCTCGTGATAATTGTTGTATCCCTATACAGTCCGAGATACTGTAGTCCAAGATACGTGAATTGAATTGATCCTCGCCCTAACGGTCAGTAGCGTTGCCTTCTGGCCTAGGTGATAGGCCAAAGTTCTTGAGTCAAAGAGGCCTCTAAGCTGGGGGCTGTCTCAATGATATTGTAGGCAACAAACTGCTCTGCCATTCGCATCCAGCGATCGCTGTCAATGATCCCTAGTGATGGAGGCTCAATTCCTAGCAGCATATACTCTGAAATCAGCTCCAAAGATGCTGTTTGATAGGCAACATCTTCGTACTTACTCCCTGGTTCAACGTAGTCAGCGACTACAGTAGCCGCTGCTGCTGGAATATCTTCTAGGGCGATCGCCCACCCTCCAAACGCCCCTTTCAAAAAACCGCTAACCTGCTCAGGTGCTGTTGCAATTAGCTCGTTATGAGCAAAAATAACCTGAGCATAAGCTTCATAGCCATAGTCAGCTAGCTTCAATACATTCGGAACGATCTGATACTGAGCAGCAAATCCTATTGGCTCATCAACTGCGTAGCACTGAATAGCCGCCAGTTCTCCAGATAGCAACAAGTCATACTTACTCTCGTAAGGAATTTCAACTACCTCAATGGCAGTCTCTCCTAAATCACTTGCACCTTGTACCAACGCCATGACTGCTAAACCATCGACGTGCATACCTACTTTTTTGCCTACCAAATCTTCTAGCGTTGAAATCTCTGAGTCTGGCAAAGTCATCAGCCCTAATGGAGAAGCCTGAAACATTGTCG
It includes:
- a CDS encoding GNAT family N-acetyltransferase is translated as MTRDELAIAVKWAATEGWNPGLDDVNCFYAADPDGFFMGFLDDEPVASLSVVKYGDTFGFLGLYIVKPEFRGRGYGIQIWQAGLSYLQSRNIGLDGVVEQQNNYVKSGFQLAHRNIRYQGFRRSDESPVQTESRVGSINLVSLSSIPIKEINDYDKSIFLYERADFLRCWLSSSQHITVGLIHDSKLSGYGVLRPCQQGYKIGPLFADTPQFAEEIFLSLTAHVNSDQPFYLDIPSVNTAAVELVKKYRMTSVFETARMYTQTPPELPLNKIFGITTFELG
- the puuE gene encoding allantoinase PuuE, giving the protein MTANYPRDLIGYGQHPPNPQWPNQAQLALQFVINYEEGGENCILHGDAASESFLSEIIGASPLLGVRNLNMESMYEYGSRAGFWRLHRLFTERNLPLTVYAVAMALERNPDAGKAMVEADWEVASHGYRWIDYQYVGEDVERSHIQKAIDIHTQVIGSRPLGFYQGRNSPNTRRLVVEEGGFLYDADSYADDLPYWNHDYGKPHLVIPYTLDNNDMRFATAQGFNSGDQFFTYLRDAFDVLYAEGQQSPKMMSVGLHCRLSGRPGRTAALAKFLDYVQSHDKVWICRRVDIARHWHEAFT
- a CDS encoding universal stress protein, giving the protein MNWLKKKTVLVPTDFSESSYEAIAVAKAYVEDASGLKIIHSLSPLHPADPAAMWDTLTDDERKQKVHDFLSKKMDELGYSGVHVEITLGDPATQVIEYAEKIGVEMIIMPSQGRKGLSRFLIGSVAERVIRSAHCPVLVLKS
- a CDS encoding sodium:alanine symporter family protein, with amino-acid sequence MRQVLSSFKYKFKYKFYLLITTVILVPQAVYAQDSEGATASAGIIESVFQRIIDALNLVFYFKIGGENGIPFIVLWLVAGAVFFTLRMKFINVRAFKHAIDIVRGKYDDPEDEGDVSHFQALAAALSGTVGIGNIAGVAIAIRLGGPGAAFWMTVAGFLGMSSKFAECTLGQKFRTIKPDGTVGGGPMYYLSRGLSSIGMRGFGKGLGVIYAVFCAIATMGAGNMFQANQAYAAVSNVVPFFENASWLFGLILVAIVGLVILGGIERIGAVAGFLVPFMAVIYALACVWVMLVRFTDIPGAIGTIISSAFVPQAVAGGLLGAIVIGFQRAVFSNEAGIGSAAIAHSAARTDEPVREGIVALLEPFIDTMFICNMTAMVIVLTGVYADPAAADLDGARLSAASFATIIGWFPYVIAIAGFLFAISTMISWSYYGQMAWSYLFGDATVNIYKALFLFCGFVGSIINLQLVLQFSDILLLAMSIPNLLGCFFLSGIVASELESYMNRLNSGEMIEAVMEAKERVLR
- a CDS encoding ABC transporter substrate-binding protein gives rise to the protein MTLSRRQLLQLSGYGGLGLAANALFSKRSGALAMSNSTLTMQLDWKFNVQFAGLLLADGLGLYSAEGVAVDLKPWESGVVVPEVVAANPSVIGCAEQNLILAAQADGATIKAVATMFQASPLGLMTLPDSEISTLEDLVGKKVGMHVDGLAVMALVQGASDLGETAIEVVEIPYESKYDLLLSGELAAIQCYAVDEPIGFAAQYQIVPNVLKLADYGYEAYAQVIFAHNELIATAPEQVSGFLKGAFGGWAIALEDIPAAAATVVADYVEPGSKYEDVAYQTASLELISEYMLLGIEPPSLGIIDSDRWMRMAEQFVAYNIIETAPSLEASLTQELWPIT